In the Mesorhizobium sp. WSM2240 genome, CTTCAGCGCGCCGTCGAGCATGTCGCCTTTTTCGTCCTTCAGCGCCGCTTCGCGCAAGCGCCGCAGCCAGTCCGCAGCATCCGGCCGCCCGGCAAGCAGCGGCAGGCCTGACAGCACGCGGTCGAATTTCGACTGCGCGCGGGCGTGCGTATCGCTGTAGCCCTTGATCAGCCGACGACAATTCAGGATCTCGACCGCCAGCGCGTAGTCGCTCGCGGCATGGTCGAGCGCCAGCCGGTACCAGCGCTCCAGATGCGCGCTCTCCACCTGATGGCGCAGCAGTTTCCGGCGCCAGCGTCGCAGCCCGCCGACCAGCCACAGCGCTGAGAAGCCGAGCATGCCGTCGGTGCGGATGCGTCGCCCGCGATTGATGCGCCGGTCGATGAAAGCCGCGAGGCTCGGGCGGCTTTCGATGTAGCGGCCGAGCCCGGCCGGCAGCGCGCCGCAGAACTCCTCGACGCGCGGATGGAAATATTCGGTGACCTGAAGTACCGAGCCTTCCGCCACGCCGACCTCGCGGCGCACGCGCCGGTCGCGGGTCGAGCGCGTCTTCAGGTCGGCTACGCGGATCATGTCGTCGTAGCACATGGCGTTGGCGAGGTGCTTGGCCGCGGCGATCGAGAGCGCATGGCCCCACCCGGCGCGTTCGAGGCCTACCGCCTGATCCAGCCGGTTCAGATATTCCGCGCCATAGGCGAGGTCCTGGTAGTCGACGACCTTTTGCAAGCCGCGCCCGGCCATGTCACGCATCGGTTCCGGATAGGCGGCGACACGCGCCTGCAGCTTTTGCCATCGGTTCAGCAGGTGGTCCGGTCCGAGCACGCCTTTTGCACCGACCGCTTGTTGCGCGGCATTCATTCCGTCCGATGTCTTAGCAGGACCGGCGAGCACGTTGCCCTGATGCGCCCGCTCATATGCCCCCGCAAACGCCGCCAGGCTGGCCTTCACGCCACGGCCCGAAGCCAGGATGGTCTTTTCGTAGTTTTCGCGCGGGAAGGGCAGAGCGCCGGAACCGGCCAGCGCACCGAGCAGGCTGGCTGAAATCATAGAGCCGTT is a window encoding:
- a CDS encoding indolepyruvate oxidoreductase subunit beta family protein, with protein sequence MNALASPDPQADEGRIIKLAVLAVGGQGGGVLADWITDVAERSGYLAQSTSVAGVAQRTGATIYYVEMCRDLGRQPVFALSPSPGDVDILIAAELMEAGRAIMRGFVTADRTTVIASSHRIAAVSEKIEPGDGRAPSAKVLATAENAAKRFIAFDMEKIAAENGSMISASLLGALAGSGALPFPRENYEKTILASGRGVKASLAAFAGAYERAHQGNVLAGPAKTSDGMNAAQQAVGAKGVLGPDHLLNRWQKLQARVAAYPEPMRDMAGRGLQKVVDYQDLAYGAEYLNRLDQAVGLERAGWGHALSIAAAKHLANAMCYDDMIRVADLKTRSTRDRRVRREVGVAEGSVLQVTEYFHPRVEEFCGALPAGLGRYIESRPSLAAFIDRRINRGRRIRTDGMLGFSALWLVGGLRRWRRKLLRHQVESAHLERWYRLALDHAASDYALAVEILNCRRLIKGYSDTHARAQSKFDRVLSGLPLLAGRPDAADWLRRLREAALKDEKGDMLDGALKTVASLDAGVPTLH